A genomic segment from Cyanobium sp. NIES-981 encodes:
- a CDS encoding C39 family peptidase translates to MADQLCQKWEGYNKKLANGDCKAYPDPGPSGLPITIGFGTTYYPSGTSAARKYGNRPVRLGDVLTREQAEECFVIVMNERDKLVSERLKAPVTQAMYDALVSFYYNLHPVSWPQQINRCNAGKYAECADSFDLYIFAGGKRLEGLVNRRNEEERLFRSEGLSPAGASLTSTLLVTEEAAASFDLFPYRPLRLPWQRDDDHLALGDKSADVIELRCGLIGLGLIPKSELVSDTFDIELENAVKKFQRLAGVKDDGIVGRITASAIENYLAAARGNSTTRLLSATYYSQRVNLNEPDATCGVTSAAILLSAKGTKVTPDELYNRFGKNAGQSPSGLANIYKSFGYNAKYSYSGTFANIRSAINLGSPVVIHGYFTRSGHIVCVVGYDRFGLVVHDPAGAWNGVPRTSYESLPKNGKTRSYSYDWLRPIEIYDGIIWFSHVTA, encoded by the coding sequence GTGGCCGACCAACTTTGTCAAAAATGGGAAGGCTACAACAAAAAGCTTGCCAACGGAGACTGTAAAGCATATCCAGATCCTGGACCCAGTGGATTGCCGATCACGATTGGATTTGGAACAACCTACTACCCATCGGGCACATCTGCAGCCCGTAAGTATGGCAATAGACCGGTCAGGCTCGGTGATGTTCTTACCCGTGAGCAAGCCGAGGAATGCTTTGTGATCGTGATGAACGAACGAGATAAACTTGTAAGTGAAAGGCTAAAAGCGCCAGTGACACAAGCGATGTACGACGCTCTCGTTAGCTTTTACTATAACTTGCATCCTGTCTCGTGGCCACAACAGATTAATCGTTGCAACGCTGGAAAATATGCAGAATGCGCTGATAGTTTTGATTTGTATATATTTGCAGGAGGGAAGAGGCTAGAGGGGCTTGTAAATCGACGGAATGAAGAAGAGAGGCTTTTCAGATCAGAAGGCCTAAGCCCCGCAGGAGCTAGTCTAACCAGCACCTTATTGGTCACAGAAGAAGCAGCGGCATCCTTCGACTTATTTCCTTATAGACCACTTCGCCTGCCCTGGCAGCGCGATGATGATCACCTCGCTTTGGGAGATAAGAGTGCTGATGTCATTGAACTGCGTTGCGGCTTGATAGGCCTTGGGCTAATTCCCAAGAGTGAGCTAGTAAGCGACACTTTTGACATTGAACTTGAAAATGCAGTAAAGAAGTTCCAGCGTTTGGCTGGCGTTAAGGATGATGGAATTGTTGGCCGCATTACAGCATCCGCTATTGAAAACTATCTAGCTGCAGCTAGAGGAAATAGTACGACAAGGCTATTAAGCGCTACCTACTACTCGCAGAGGGTCAACTTGAACGAGCCGGATGCGACATGTGGTGTTACCAGCGCAGCGATCTTGCTCTCAGCGAAGGGAACAAAGGTAACACCGGATGAACTCTATAATCGATTTGGCAAGAATGCTGGACAAAGCCCCAGCGGCCTTGCCAACATCTACAAATCCTTTGGCTATAACGCTAAATACTCTTACTCTGGGACTTTCGCTAATATCCGGAGCGCCATTAACCTAGGGTCCCCAGTGGTTATCCACGGTTACTTTACCAGATCTGGTCACATTGTATGCGTGGTCGGATATGATCGTTTTGGCCTTGTCGTTCACGATCCTGCAGGCGCATGGAACGGAGTCCCAAGGACAAGCTACGAATCCCTTCCCAAAAATGGCAAGACCAGATCATACTCATACGATTGGCTAAGGCCTATTGAGATTTATGATGGTATTATCTGGTTTTCTCATGTCACTGCGTGA
- a CDS encoding peptidoglycan-binding protein, with protein MINLEQGDQGPAVAALQNQLIQLGFLFGEADEDFGPATAQSLRDFQRRVPLKPDAILGHRTAAALSQALSAPVPFPTSPYRQLRIDAVGFSDEKLPGLDKGFDSSPFRDQLPRFAKSLTDAPDGVSTIAYPAPPVTFQLFPTLGVVPQFVEGENGRGGLEFLSDEVAQACVAVGSFENGSPLRVRWFGRRAAAPNVQFWSATKFVAALNLICQSNRRSPGTPVDRCDVVGKRGGSQQRESLADLFTQMVSYSKGVAHSNAVAWMLKQIRLTGQPDTQSWLRGISGNSTLFLNGWYGEDAHLSEARLVGPNGTLVPHSGLDRTRNIVSAYDLTRSLAMVGWHLHLTQGQRLPAVQWSSLTTAINALAQDTARYIDIALDRLGLLNQVRSPVVLSKLGYGTTARDFPDSPALTYAAFAQFIDIRSNPGRQRSVALALRIPTKPGAGLRHDARMATEVTEILRRLFSEQFS; from the coding sequence ATGATCAACCTTGAACAAGGCGACCAAGGTCCTGCTGTAGCAGCCCTGCAGAATCAGCTGATACAGCTTGGCTTTCTGTTCGGTGAAGCAGACGAAGACTTCGGCCCCGCAACTGCCCAGTCATTGCGCGACTTCCAGCGGCGGGTCCCACTCAAACCTGATGCCATCTTAGGGCACCGAACAGCGGCGGCACTCAGCCAAGCACTTAGCGCTCCCGTGCCCTTCCCCACCAGTCCCTACCGTCAGCTGCGCATAGACGCTGTCGGCTTCAGTGACGAAAAACTACCAGGGCTGGATAAAGGATTCGACAGCTCTCCCTTCCGCGATCAGCTACCGAGATTTGCCAAGTCATTAACCGACGCTCCCGATGGGGTGTCCACCATCGCCTACCCGGCCCCCCCGGTCACCTTTCAACTCTTCCCAACGCTCGGAGTGGTTCCACAGTTTGTGGAGGGAGAGAACGGTCGCGGTGGGCTCGAGTTCCTCAGCGACGAGGTTGCACAGGCCTGCGTTGCTGTGGGCAGCTTCGAGAATGGCAGCCCCCTGCGTGTGCGCTGGTTTGGGCGGCGGGCGGCAGCGCCCAATGTGCAGTTCTGGAGTGCCACGAAATTCGTGGCAGCCCTGAACCTGATCTGCCAGTCCAATCGACGCAGCCCTGGCACACCTGTCGACCGTTGCGATGTGGTGGGCAAGCGGGGCGGCAGCCAGCAGCGCGAATCCTTGGCCGACCTATTCACTCAAATGGTGAGTTACAGCAAGGGCGTGGCCCACTCCAACGCCGTGGCTTGGATGCTCAAGCAGATCCGTTTGACCGGCCAACCTGATACGCAGAGCTGGCTTAGAGGGATCAGTGGCAACAGCACCCTTTTTCTCAATGGATGGTATGGCGAAGATGCACATCTAAGCGAAGCCCGCCTAGTGGGACCCAATGGCACGTTGGTGCCCCACAGCGGTCTTGACCGCACTCGCAACATCGTCTCTGCCTACGATCTCACCCGTTCGCTGGCGATGGTCGGATGGCACCTCCACCTCACCCAAGGCCAGCGACTACCCGCAGTCCAGTGGTCGAGTCTGACCACCGCCATCAACGCCTTAGCCCAGGACACCGCCCGCTATATTGATATAGCACTGGATCGGCTAGGCCTTCTCAATCAGGTTCGCTCGCCTGTTGTGCTTTCCAAGCTCGGCTACGGCACCACCGCTCGAGACTTCCCCGACTCCCCTGCCCTTACCTACGCCGCCTTCGCCCAGTTCATCGACATCCGCTCCAACCCTGGTCGCCAACGCAGCGTCGCATTGGCACTTCGTATCCCCACCAAGCCAGGTGCCGGTCTACGGCACGACGCCCGTATGGCCACAGAAGTTACCGAAATCCTGAGGCGTCTATTCTCCGAGCAGTTCAGCTGA
- a CDS encoding IS481 family transposase, which yields MWLFSGGPKWLARFRDGGVTALADRRSVRRTQRRTLDPQQLQQAVDLRHQRCTLRRIARAVKAPLSTVGRVMNALGLGRLRNLEPKVPVRRYQWERPGDMIHVDTKQLARFERVGHRITGDRRQGSSRGAGYEKVHVAIDDATRLAYVEVLADEQRATTVGFLARAVGWFSEQGITCRRILSDNGSAYRSGDWRKACRALDLKPIRTKPYTPQTNGKAERFIKTILAEWAYVIAYQTSEERNRWLRRYLAIYNGNRCHMALGGLTPQQSLQRLLIAE from the coding sequence ATGTGGCTTTTCTCAGGAGGCCCCAAGTGGCTGGCGCGTTTCCGTGATGGCGGCGTAACGGCACTGGCGGATCGACGGAGTGTTCGCCGCACCCAGCGGCGGACGCTCGATCCGCAGCAACTGCAGCAGGCTGTGGATCTACGGCACCAGCGCTGCACTCTCCGGCGCATCGCCAGGGCCGTCAAGGCGCCCCTCTCGACCGTCGGACGTGTGATGAATGCCCTGGGGCTGGGACGGCTCAGAAATCTTGAACCCAAGGTTCCAGTTCGCCGCTACCAGTGGGAGCGGCCTGGCGACATGATCCATGTCGACACCAAACAGCTGGCCAGGTTTGAGCGGGTCGGTCACCGGATCACCGGTGACCGTCGTCAAGGCTCTTCCCGAGGCGCCGGCTACGAGAAGGTGCACGTCGCCATCGACGACGCCACCCGCCTGGCGTATGTGGAGGTGCTGGCCGACGAGCAGAGGGCAACGACTGTTGGATTCCTGGCCCGTGCAGTCGGTTGGTTCTCGGAGCAGGGGATCACCTGCCGGAGGATCCTGTCGGATAACGGCTCCGCCTACCGCTCAGGGGATTGGCGAAAAGCCTGCCGGGCATTGGATCTGAAACCCATCCGCACCAAGCCCTATACGCCGCAAACCAACGGCAAGGCCGAGCGGTTTATCAAAACGATCCTGGCGGAATGGGCCTACGTGATCGCCTACCAGACATCAGAGGAACGCAACCGCTGGCTACGTCGCTATCTGGCCATCTATAACGGCAACAGGTGCCACATGGCTCTCGGTGGCCTCACGCCTCAGCAGTCCCTCCAGCGATTGCTGATCGCTGAATGA